CCATTTGTACAAGAGAAGCAGCTGGAGCATAATAAGCACTTCCGTTACCCAATAGGTTAACGATCTCTCCGCCACCCTTACGTGTACGCTCAACGATCGCCTCTAAGCGATCAGCAGGAATTAACTTCTCTAGAGGAATTCCTCCTGCATAAGAGTAACGTACAAGCGGTACCATATCGTCTCCGTGTCCACCTAGAACAAATCCAGACACATCTTCAACGGATACGTTCAACTCTTGAGATACAAATGTGTTAAAGCGTGCCGTGTCGAGTACACCCGATTGCCCGATTACACGGTTCTTAGGGAATCCAGTTGTCTTATAACAAACATAAGTCATTGCATCGACAGGATTGCTAAGAACGATGATATAGCTGTTTGGGGCATATTTCGCTACATTCTCAGCAACAGACTTCATAATGCCAGCGTTTGTGTTGACTAGGTCATCACGGCTCATTCCTGGCTTACGAGCGATCCCAGCTGTAATAATAACCATGTCTGCATCTTGGATATCCTCATAGCTAGAAGTACCAATGATGTTAGAATCAAAACCTTGTACGGGGCTTGCTTCAAGCATATCTAGAGCTTTACCCTTTGTTGGATTTTCAAGTTGAGGGATATCCAACAACACAACATCCCCTAATTCCTTTTGAGCCAACATTAAAGCGGTAGTTGCACCAGTAAAACCGGCGCCGATAACAGCAACTTTTCTACGTTTGAAAGCCATTATAATACCCCCCACTCAATTTTAATTACTAATTACATATTCTTGATTAGTTCATCTCCGAACTCGGAGGCCTTCAACTCAGTGGCACCTTCCATTAAACGAGCGAAGTCATAAGTAACTCGCTTGCTCGAGATTGTCTTCTCGATAGAATTAATGATAAGGTCAGCTGCCTCTGTCCAACCAAGGTGACGAAGCATCATCTCACCAGATAAGATGACAGAAGAAGGGTTAACTTTATCTAATCCAGCATATTTAGGAGCTGTACCATGAGTCGCTTCGAAGATTGCATGCCCGGTTACATAGTTTACGTTTGCACCTGGTGCAATAC
The Ammoniphilus sp. CFH 90114 DNA segment above includes these coding regions:
- the mdh gene encoding malate dehydrogenase translates to MAFKRRKVAVIGAGFTGATTALMLAQKELGDVVLLDIPQLENPTKGKALDMLEASPVQGFDSNIIGTSSYEDIQDADMVIITAGIARKPGMSRDDLVNTNAGIMKSVAENVAKYAPNSYIIVLSNPVDAMTYVCYKTTGFPKNRVIGQSGVLDTARFNTFVSQELNVSVEDVSGFVLGGHGDDMVPLVRYSYAGGIPLEKLIPADRLEAIVERTRKGGGEIVNLLGNGSAYYAPAASLVQMAEAILKDKKRILPSVAYLEGEYGYNDLYLGVPTILGGDGIEKILELELTEQEKAALDKSADSVRNVMSILR